DNA from Planctomycetia bacterium:
AAAAAGCTACAAAGCTATCGTACCCCACTGCGTTGTACTATTTGGGTTGCAACGTGCATACCCAGAAAATGTCCAATGGAACAGGAACAACCTGGAGGACAAAGGGCAGGTACGCTCGTCTGTGCATTCCAATTGAATCGTTTCATCGAAGCTGGTTCTTCTTCGAACCAGCGGCCCCGGCTTGTTGGCAGTTGAGCGACTTTCGTCTCGGAATGTAGGGGAATCGCTGAACTGGTTTTCGTCGATCCTACTGGCAGTACGCGACCTTCATGTACCGTTCCCCAGACCTTGATGTCCTTGATTTTGGTAGCATCACAAGTAACAGGGTTCTCATCAAGAATCGTGAAATTCGCCAGCTTGCCGGAAACGATGCTGCCAAGCTCCTTTTCGCTTTTCAGCGAGTAAGCTGCATCAATCGTGACAGCACGTAACGCGCCTTCACGGCTCACTCGCTGGTTTTCGCCGGCGATACGGCCTGACGATGTGATGCGGTTCACCCCGCACCACATCAGGAAGAGCGGATCGGCCGGGGCCATGGGCATGTCGGAATGGAAGGAGTACGAGACATTAGCTCGCTCTACGTCACCCAGTCGAACCATCTGGTCCGCTCGTTCAGGTCCCAGTCCCACTTTGCCATAGTTATCGGCCAGTGCGGTTACGTAGTAAGGATTAGCGCTGACGATGCATCCGAGCCTCTTGATCCGTTCCACCTGGTCTTTGGCGCTCACTGCGAAGTGGACGATGGTGGTCCGGTGATCGAAACGAGGCTTGCGCCGAATGTTCTTCTCCAGAGTATCCAGCAGTCGGTCCAATCCGGCATCGCCATTCACATGAATGTGGATTTGGTAGCCGGCGTCCCAATAGATGCGGAACGCTCGCTCAAAGACATCGAGATCAGTCATCCACTCGCCCTTGTGCCCATCCAGGTAGGGCTCTCGCACCTGCATCAATTGTGAGTAAATGGCTCCATCAGAAAAGAGTTTCACCATCTTGTCTGACAAACTCGTCATGCCAGGATACCACGATTTCAACTTTTCGGATTCCACCAGGACCTGGTTGTCATCCTTGTATTTATCCGCCATCGTCTTGCCATCAACCATCCAGGTCCAGCGAAAGGGCATACCAGGTTGTGCGAAAACAGTGTTCACCGCATCCTGCAGCGGTTTGACCAGAATACCACCAGGTTCGTTACCAAAGGTAATGCCTTTGCTGTGCATGTAATCGCGTGACAGCAGCAATCCTCTGGTGAGGCGTTCCGGAGTAGCGATCATCGTGGCCACTTTTGCAAATGCTGCGAATACACCTTGCTCCCAGAAGTGGCCTTTCTCATAGTTCGATTGCTCTCGCTGCGAGGCGGTCCAGCCATTGACCAACTCCTGAGTAATTCCTGCCTTTTTCATCGCAGCAGTATTCAGAATGATTTCATGGCATGATCGGCCCCATACCAGGATCGGCCGGGTTGTACTGATCGTATCCAGATCGCCGCGGGACAATTTACCAAAGAAACTTTCATGATAACCCCATGTGACAAGGGGCTCTTCCGGGGAAGTCATCTTCTTCTCCGCCATGGTCAACCGCGACACGAAATCCGATTTGTCCTTTACTGCCGGCATCGTTCCTGAAGGCAACTTCCACTCTTCAATGGACAGAACCTCCGAAGCCAAGGTGAGGGCTGCGAGCACGGGGTGATCGTGCTGAGAAATGAAACCGGGGACGATGACCTTGTCCTTAAATGTTTCATCAATCGTGAACGGTTGTTTGCCAATGGCGGCCTTCATCTCTTCCAGTGTTCCTGTAGCCAGAATCCTGCTTCCCACAACGGCAACGGCATCGGCCTTCGGCTTAGTGGGATCCAGGGTAATAATCTCTTTCGCCTGGTAGATGGTCACGGATGGGAGCGGCTTGCTACCCGCTGTGCCTGCTACATCCTGAAGAGACGATGTCTGGGCAAAAGTGGAACTTCCAAGAAATGCCATCAGCACACTGATGATGGCGAATCTGCGAGTCTGAAACATGGATTATCCCTCGTGTTATCTCTCGAATGTGAATGACAAGCCTAAGAGTTAGACGCTCGAAGCCAAGCGAGTTTGAACAAGAAGACAGTGGTGATCAAAAAGCAGCAACACCAGCCTCTGCGACAGCGTGATCCTGATCGCCAGAACCACCGCTGACGCCAATGGCACCCACGACCTTGCCATCTCTTTTCAAGGGAATACCGCCGGCGAAAATCATGACACGACCATCGTTGGAACCGTGGATACCAAAAAACTGCCCTCCCGACTGGCTGTTCGCTGCCAAGTCTTTGGTGGCCAGATCGAAGGCCCGGGCGGTCCATGCTTTCTTGATGGAAATATCTATCGAACCCATCCAGGCGCTATCCATACGGATGTGGGCAATGAGATTGCCTCCATGATCGGCAACGGCGATGTTCATAGGTTGGCCGATCTTCTTAGCCTTGGCTTCTGCAGCGGCGATGACACGCCTTGCATCATCAAGCGTAACCATGTTGTGATCTCCTTGATGTGGGTTGAACTTGATCAGTTGTTCGTGATGTTTTCTTTACCCTTTGGACTTCCACGCATTGCCTTCATGGTCAGATAAATGCCCACGATTGCCAGCACCAGCCCGAACAAGTTCAGAACAATGCCTGCCCAGCGCCAGAAAGGTGACGGCCAGAGCGAGGGGTCATCAGAAGTAAGTGCAGGCACAATCGCTGCCAGGCCACCCAGACCCATCAACGCGCTGGCAAGCATGTAGTGCCATGACTTGCTCTTCAATCCCCACCAGGCTAGCAGGCCCGGTACCACCATCAATCCTGCAGCAGCCCACGATGCTGTCGGGCCCAGAGGTTGCATCCCTTTCGATTGCAGGATGACTCCCGCAACATTCCAGAAGATGCAGCCCGCCAGGTAGACGAGTTGCAGCACGTACACGTTCCAAATGGCTGATGTCATCATTCGAGTTCACATCCCTTTGCGATTCAAGATGAATCAATCCCGCTTGTAGACGCTCTTCCCTTCCTTGATCGTCTCCATCACCTTGATGTCCTTAATGGTCATCGGGTCGACGGTGAGAGGATTCTTGTCGAGGATAACGAGATCAGCGAGTTTCCCCACTTCGAGGGAACCCTTATTCTTCTCTTCAAAGAATTGATGTGCGCCCCACAGCGTAATCATCTTGATGGCTTCCAGCGGTGTCACCCGTTCGTCAGGGCCCATGACCTTGCCGCTGCGGGAGGTGCGATTCACGGTCGCACCGACCACCTGCATCAGATTGGGAAGCGCCACGGGTGCATCAGTATGGCTGGTGCAGATCATGCCTCGCTTGAGAACGGAACGCATGGGTGAAATCTGCTGTGCCAGATCAGGGCCGATGATCTGGTCGTACCAGTCACCCCAGTAGAAAGTGTGCATAGGGAACAATGACGGGAAGATCTGCAGTTCCTTGCAGGCATCGAGTTGATCCTGGCGAACGAACTGGCCATGAATCAGGGTATGACGACGATCCCCAGCACCATGTTTCTGATGCGCCGTTCGCATAGCTGAAATGAGCTGATCGATAGCGGCATCGCCATTGGCGTGTACCTTCACTTGCCAACCCTTCTGGCAGGCTTCATCCAGTAGGGATTCGACTTCTTTAGTATCTCGAATGGCTGGGTAGCCTCGATATTCGGCATTTTGTCCATCGGGGGGAAGGAGATAGGGCTTGGTGCGCCAACCAGTGCGACCCTGTGGCGATCCGTCGAGCGTGATCTTCATTCCACCGATACGGTAGTGATTGCGATAGTCGCGGCTGTGGAAGTCTGAGGTGATTTCTTTGCGATCCGTGTAATCAATGAAAGAAATGACATCGATGTCGAGCAGTTTTTTACCTGCGAAAGAAACAAGGTCTCGATGCTGAAAGCCTAGGGCACGACCCTCGTTGGTGGTCGTGTATCCAAAGCTCTTCGCCAACTCGAGCCCTCGTTTGACAAAGTACTCTTTGTCGTCGGGCTTCTGTGCATTGATGGCAGGAAGCATAACGGGAAAACTGGCTAGTTCTTCAAGCACGCCATTTGGTTCAGTACTGCCAGTCCGTCTCCGAAGGAGGCCGCCAGGAGGATCTTTGGTTTCAGATGTGTAACCCACCTTTTTCAGCCCTGCGCTGTTCATCACACTGAAGTGACCCGAGATATGGACAGCGATAACGGGGACATCCTTGGAGACGCGGTCGAGGTCATCA
Protein-coding regions in this window:
- a CDS encoding amidohydrolase translates to MFQTRRFAIISVLMAFLGSSTFAQTSSLQDVAGTAGSKPLPSVTIYQAKEIITLDPTKPKADAVAVVGSRILATGTLEEMKAAIGKQPFTIDETFKDKVIVPGFISQHDHPVLAALTLASEVLSIEEWKLPSGTMPAVKDKSDFVSRLTMAEKKMTSPEEPLVTWGYHESFFGKLSRGDLDTISTTRPILVWGRSCHEIILNTAAMKKAGITQELVNGWTASQREQSNYEKGHFWEQGVFAAFAKVATMIATPERLTRGLLLSRDYMHSKGITFGNEPGGILVKPLQDAVNTVFAQPGMPFRWTWMVDGKTMADKYKDDNQVLVESEKLKSWYPGMTSLSDKMVKLFSDGAIYSQLMQVREPYLDGHKGEWMTDLDVFERAFRIYWDAGYQIHIHVNGDAGLDRLLDTLEKNIRRKPRFDHRTTIVHFAVSAKDQVERIKRLGCIVSANPYYVTALADNYGKVGLGPERADQMVRLGDVERANVSYSFHSDMPMAPADPLFLMWCGVNRITSSGRIAGENQRVSREGALRAVTIDAAYSLKSEKELGSIVSGKLANFTILDENPVTCDATKIKDIKVWGTVHEGRVLPVGSTKTSSAIPLHSETKVAQLPTSRGRWFEEEPASMKRFNWNAQTSVPALCPPGCSCSIGHFLGMHVATQIVQRSGVR
- a CDS encoding heme-binding protein; protein product: MVTLDDARRVIAAAEAKAKKIGQPMNIAVADHGGNLIAHIRMDSAWMGSIDISIKKAWTARAFDLATKDLAANSQSGGQFFGIHGSNDGRVMIFAGGIPLKRDGKVVGAIGVSGGSGDQDHAVAEAGVAAF
- a CDS encoding amidohydrolase: MRYFSLLLAIMSIGYLVDGIAAADADVIYHGGTIVTVDEKTPSAEALAVKDGRIVAVGAKAYVLKHQGDKTRLVDLKGRTMLPGFIDGHCHFLGFGSQAVGANLLAPPDGTVNNIDDLVAKLQEFAKGPDVGRTGWVFGIGYDDAVVAEKRHPTRDDLDRVSKDVPVIAVHISGHFSVMNSAGLKKVGYTSETKDPPGGLLRRRTGSTEPNGVLEELASFPVMLPAINAQKPDDKEYFVKRGLELAKSFGYTTTNEGRALGFQHRDLVSFAGKKLLDIDVISFIDYTDRKEITSDFHSRDYRNHYRIGGMKITLDGSPQGRTGWRTKPYLLPPDGQNAEYRGYPAIRDTKEVESLLDEACQKGWQVKVHANGDAAIDQLISAMRTAHQKHGAGDRRHTLIHGQFVRQDQLDACKELQIFPSLFPMHTFYWGDWYDQIIGPDLAQQISPMRSVLKRGMICTSHTDAPVALPNLMQVVGATVNRTSRSGKVMGPDERVTPLEAIKMITLWGAHQFFEEKNKGSLEVGKLADLVILDKNPLTVDPMTIKDIKVMETIKEGKSVYKRD